A region of Reichenbachiella carrageenanivorans DNA encodes the following proteins:
- the aroC gene encoding chorismate synthase — MSNSFGSLFKITTFGESHGKAIGVTVDGCPAGITIDEAFIQSELERRKPGQSKITTQRKEPDSFEILSGVFEGKSTGTPIAMVIRNTDQKSKDYAHIAKSYRPSHADFTYQEKYGIRDYRGGGRSSARETAARVAAGALAKLALRQLGIEVAAYVSQVGDLKTEKTYQQLDLSKTENNIVRCPDESIADKMITFIDGIRKSGDTVGGIVTGVITGTPVGLGEPVFDKLHARLGAAMLGINAVKGFEYGSGFEGAKMKGSKHNDIIEKDGDQIKTRTNLSGGIQGGISNGEDIYFNVAFKPVATIMRDQNSIDQDGQTITVSGKGRHDPCVVPRAVPIVEAMAAITILDFYLLNRSTHL; from the coding sequence ATGAGTAACTCATTCGGGTCTTTATTTAAGATCACCACCTTTGGAGAATCACATGGCAAGGCCATTGGCGTCACGGTAGACGGCTGCCCTGCTGGCATTACTATAGACGAAGCTTTTATCCAGTCGGAATTGGAAAGAAGAAAACCTGGTCAATCCAAAATCACTACCCAAAGGAAAGAGCCAGATAGTTTCGAAATTCTCTCTGGCGTATTCGAAGGAAAATCTACTGGCACTCCCATTGCCATGGTGATTCGCAATACAGACCAGAAGAGCAAAGACTACGCACATATTGCAAAATCTTACCGCCCATCTCACGCCGATTTCACTTATCAAGAGAAGTACGGCATACGCGACTACCGTGGCGGTGGTCGAAGTTCGGCTCGTGAAACAGCCGCCAGAGTAGCCGCAGGTGCATTAGCTAAATTGGCTTTACGCCAATTGGGCATTGAAGTAGCTGCTTATGTCTCTCAAGTAGGAGATCTCAAAACCGAAAAGACTTATCAGCAATTGGATCTATCCAAAACTGAAAACAACATCGTACGATGCCCAGACGAAAGCATCGCAGACAAGATGATCACTTTCATCGATGGCATTCGCAAAAGCGGAGACACCGTGGGCGGCATCGTGACGGGTGTCATCACAGGTACACCTGTAGGACTAGGCGAGCCCGTATTTGACAAACTACACGCCCGACTCGGCGCAGCCATGCTAGGTATCAATGCTGTGAAAGGATTCGAATATGGCAGTGGATTCGAAGGAGCCAAAATGAAAGGCTCTAAACACAACGACATCATCGAAAAGGACGGAGATCAAATAAAAACCCGTACCAACCTATCAGGCGGTATCCAAGGAGGTATTTCCAACGGTGAAGACATCTACTTCAATGTCGCCTTCAAACCAGTAGCTACCATCATGCGAGACCAAAACTCGATAGATCAGGATGGACAGACGATCACAGTATCAGGCAAAGGCAGACACGACCCCTGTGTAGTACCAAGGGCAGTCCCTATTGTAGAAGCAATGGCAGCGATTACAATCTTAGATTTCTATTTATTAAATAGATCTACGCATCTATAA
- a CDS encoding NifU family protein: MSEAVTNTPVNIYFESNPNPNTLKFVANFMLVPEGTNFDYPSPERATNSELAQELFTFPFVKGVFVMSNFITVSKDETTEWEEIRDGIKEHIKAYLESGKLAVNLSQPYAEPKQENDAPKAPVSDLDENIKGILDEYIRPAVEQDGGAIDFHSFEDGKVKVVLQGACSGCPSSTLTLKTGIENLLKRMVPEVKEVEAING, translated from the coding sequence ATGTCTGAAGCAGTAACAAACACCCCAGTAAATATATATTTCGAGTCGAACCCAAACCCGAACACGTTGAAGTTTGTGGCTAATTTTATGTTGGTACCAGAAGGCACCAATTTCGACTACCCCTCACCAGAGCGTGCAACCAACTCTGAATTAGCTCAGGAACTTTTCACATTCCCCTTTGTGAAAGGCGTATTTGTGATGAGCAACTTCATCACCGTATCGAAAGACGAAACGACCGAGTGGGAAGAAATAAGAGATGGCATCAAAGAGCATATCAAGGCCTATTTGGAATCAGGCAAACTAGCCGTGAATCTTTCTCAGCCTTACGCTGAGCCCAAACAAGAAAACGACGCTCCCAAAGCACCTGTGTCTGACTTAGACGAAAACATCAAAGGTATCTTGGACGAATACATTCGCCCAGCCGTAGAGCAAGACGGCGGCGCGATCGATTTTCACTCCTTCGAAGATGGCAAAGTGAAAGTAGTCCTACAAGGTGCATGTAGCGGATGTCCTTCTTCTACCCTTACGCTAAAAACGGGTATCGAAAATCTCCTGAAGAGAATGGTACCAGAAGTGAAAGAGGTTGAGGCGATTAATGGATAA
- a CDS encoding dicarboxylate/amino acid:cation symporter, with translation MKNLPLHVKIVIGLTLGVMWAFISSALGWNEFTITWIDPFGTIFIRLLKFIAVPLVLFSIISGVSGLSDVSKLGRLGGKTLGAYMVTTVAAVGIGLLLVNLVKPGNFVEKDQRIQNRIAFELWLQDQQMGLPHDGESYLNKPEYQHLITDAQKAGQLSEKDQQEVAKRMESAQKQKESSPLTFIVEMVPENVMFSISNNGMMLQVIFFAIFFGITLVMIPEDKKKPVVDFINSINEVFLRMVNIVMGAAPFFVFALLAGVIAKMANTPAEVFEIFLGLGSYSLTLVAGLFFMVFVFYPLIIKIFVPKLSYKEFFKNISPAQFLAFSTSSSAATLPVTMECVEDNMGVSNNIASFVLPVGATVNMDGTSLYQAVAVVFLAQLHMVDLTLAQQLTIVLTATLASIGAAATPSAGLVMMIIVLQSVGLNPAWVAIIFPVDRILDMCRTVVNVTGDATVSTLVAKSEGELSKY, from the coding sequence ATGAAAAACTTACCCCTACATGTTAAAATAGTTATTGGACTCACACTTGGAGTGATGTGGGCATTTATCTCTAGTGCCTTGGGTTGGAATGAATTTACCATCACATGGATCGATCCATTCGGGACTATTTTCATTCGATTGCTCAAGTTTATTGCCGTGCCTTTAGTTCTTTTTTCTATCATCAGTGGGGTATCAGGTCTGAGTGATGTGTCTAAACTCGGACGACTCGGAGGCAAAACACTGGGAGCCTATATGGTGACTACAGTAGCGGCTGTGGGTATTGGCTTATTATTAGTCAACCTTGTCAAACCAGGCAATTTCGTAGAAAAAGATCAGCGAATACAAAACCGAATCGCTTTTGAGTTATGGCTACAAGACCAGCAAATGGGTCTGCCTCACGATGGAGAGTCTTATCTAAACAAACCTGAATATCAACACCTCATCACGGATGCACAAAAAGCAGGTCAGCTATCAGAAAAAGACCAGCAAGAAGTAGCTAAACGTATGGAATCTGCACAAAAACAAAAAGAGAGCAGTCCATTGACCTTCATTGTAGAGATGGTGCCAGAAAATGTAATGTTTTCTATATCCAATAATGGTATGATGCTACAGGTTATCTTCTTTGCTATCTTTTTTGGCATCACACTCGTGATGATACCAGAAGACAAGAAAAAACCCGTAGTAGATTTCATCAATAGTATCAATGAAGTATTTCTCCGTATGGTAAATATCGTGATGGGTGCTGCGCCATTTTTTGTCTTTGCTCTGCTCGCTGGCGTGATTGCCAAAATGGCCAATACTCCCGCAGAAGTCTTCGAAATATTTTTAGGACTAGGTTCTTATTCGCTTACCCTCGTAGCAGGTTTGTTCTTCATGGTGTTTGTTTTCTACCCACTGATAATCAAAATCTTTGTGCCCAAGCTATCCTATAAAGAATTCTTTAAAAACATCAGCCCGGCTCAGTTTCTGGCCTTCTCTACCAGCTCTAGTGCAGCTACTCTGCCCGTGACCATGGAGTGCGTAGAAGACAACATGGGCGTATCCAATAACATAGCCAGTTTTGTACTGCCCGTAGGCGCCACAGTCAACATGGATGGCACGAGTCTGTACCAAGCAGTAGCCGTCGTGTTTTTGGCTCAGCTACACATGGTAGACCTCACACTGGCACAGCAGCTCACCATCGTGCTCACGGCTACGCTGGCCTCCATAGGCGCAGCAGCTACGCCTAGTGCAGGTTTGGTCATGATGATCATCGTCTTGCAGTCTGTAGGCCTCAACCCTGCCTGGGTAGCGATTATCTTCCCAGTAGATCGTATCCTAGACATGTGCCGCACCGTGGTGAATGTAACTGGCGATGCCACTGTTTCTACTTTGGTAGCCAAGAGTGAAGGGGAATTGAGTAAGTATTGA